One Sphingobacteruim zhuxiongii DNA window includes the following coding sequences:
- a CDS encoding glycosyltransferase, translating to MKILQLGKFYPIRGGVEKVMYDLMLGLSGRGITCDMLCATTEDHPGGTIALNDYATLMVIPTQINLAATKLAPKMIRTLRKIAKNYDIIHVHHPDPMAALALYLSGYKGPVVLHWHSDILKQKNLLKLYKPLQEWLIRRANIIVGTTPVYVQQSPFLKEYQSKIDYIPIGISPLAADMDNALRIREKYHGKRIIFSLGRLVEYKGFEYLIKSAEQLDDSSIILIGGKGPLHDELNQLIQDRKLGDKVKLLGFLSDEEVPDYFAASDLFCMSSIMKTEAFGIVQLESMASGKPIVSTEIPTSGVSWVNENNVSGLTVPIENTEAIAQAIKKMLENPAFYEQLREGSLTRYQANFTLDNMVDKSLQIYNQILSNYKV from the coding sequence ATGAAAATACTTCAATTAGGTAAATTTTATCCTATTCGTGGAGGTGTAGAAAAGGTAATGTATGATTTAATGCTTGGCCTTTCTGGACGTGGCATTACCTGTGATATGCTTTGTGCGACGACAGAAGATCATCCTGGAGGTACCATCGCATTAAATGACTATGCGACACTCATGGTTATTCCGACGCAAATTAATCTAGCAGCGACTAAGTTAGCGCCGAAGATGATCAGGACGTTAAGGAAGATTGCGAAGAACTACGATATCATTCATGTTCATCATCCTGATCCGATGGCGGCTTTAGCGCTTTACCTTTCTGGATATAAGGGACCGGTAGTATTACATTGGCATAGCGATATCCTCAAGCAAAAGAATTTACTCAAGTTGTATAAGCCATTGCAAGAATGGCTTATCCGTAGGGCAAATATTATTGTCGGTACAACTCCTGTTTATGTACAGCAATCGCCATTTCTTAAAGAATATCAAAGTAAAATTGATTATATTCCAATTGGTATATCGCCATTAGCGGCAGATATGGATAACGCCCTACGCATTCGAGAAAAATATCATGGAAAAAGGATCATATTTTCCCTTGGACGTTTAGTTGAATACAAGGGTTTTGAATATTTAATCAAATCTGCAGAACAATTAGACGATTCTAGTATTATACTAATTGGAGGGAAGGGACCTTTGCATGATGAATTGAACCAATTAATCCAAGATAGAAAGTTAGGTGACAAGGTAAAACTCTTGGGTTTCTTGAGCGATGAAGAAGTGCCTGATTACTTTGCTGCTTCCGATTTGTTTTGTATGAGTTCAATCATGAAGACCGAAGCATTCGGTATTGTTCAGCTCGAGTCGATGGCCAGTGGCAAGCCGATCGTGTCAACGGAAATTCCTACATCAGGGGTGAGTTGGGTGAACGAAAATAACGTGTCCGGGTTGACAGTTCCGATCGAAAATACAGAAGCAATTGCACAGGCGATTAAGAAAATGCTGGAAAATCCTGCGTTTTATGAGCAATTGCGCGAAGGAAGTTTGACTAGATATCAAGCAAATTTCACTTTAGATAATATGGTAGATAAAAGTTTACAAATATATAATCAGATTTTATCGAATTACAAGGTATAG
- a CDS encoding PqqD family protein codes for MRLREDLKLRHIGGDYIIVDPGQEMVDLSKVFTLNETAVFLWKELEGKEFTSDTIVELLLETFDCTYEVAMQDATQLIKDLKKGGLIVE; via the coding sequence ATGAGATTAAGAGAAGATTTAAAGCTAAGACATATCGGTGGAGATTATATCATTGTTGACCCAGGTCAAGAAATGGTTGACCTCTCCAAAGTTTTTACACTTAATGAGACTGCGGTTTTCTTGTGGAAAGAACTCGAGGGAAAGGAATTTACTTCCGATACCATTGTAGAACTATTATTAGAAACTTTTGACTGTACCTATGAAGTTGCAATGCAAGATGCAACCCAACTAATTAAAGACCTTAAAAAAGGCGGTTTAATAGTAGAGTAG
- a CDS encoding nucleotidyltransferase family protein, whose translation MNENRVLSAFFELLRSGLWDRSLQRLDYFPLSRAEWQKLYDLSVNHTVEGVIFDGLQRLDLSLLPGRDLLVPWAVRIEKIEQRNKWMDKVINEQVHFFNSHEISPILLKGQGLSNLYPNPLRRICGDIDWCFESKAVYDKARKVVEEKGIDVNRSAGYSENYMWDNCEVEHHQKMFDIHNPFMKGYINRFEKNENKKKSAIYLNNIETLIPSPIATLLQVNLHILKHLLSFGIGIRQLCDSARAYFALYSKYDKASLYSLYKAIGIVKWVNLLHIILVDHFGLSEDVLPFPLNRQVEYKWMLSDILEAGNFGFFHESYANKENEVGHRVDSGSRIFSNLTKYFKVAPKEAISFPVMHFISRFSH comes from the coding sequence ATGAACGAAAACAGAGTTTTGAGTGCTTTTTTTGAATTATTGCGAAGCGGTTTATGGGATCGTTCTTTGCAACGACTCGACTATTTTCCATTGTCTAGGGCAGAATGGCAAAAATTATATGATCTTTCCGTGAACCATACTGTGGAGGGGGTCATCTTTGATGGTCTGCAACGGCTTGACTTAAGTTTACTCCCGGGTAGGGACTTGCTCGTACCTTGGGCGGTCAGAATCGAAAAAATCGAACAGCGAAATAAATGGATGGATAAGGTGATCAATGAGCAGGTTCATTTTTTTAATAGTCATGAAATCTCCCCAATCTTGTTAAAAGGGCAGGGGCTATCAAACTTATATCCAAATCCATTGCGCAGAATATGTGGAGACATTGATTGGTGTTTTGAAAGTAAGGCTGTATACGACAAAGCACGGAAGGTAGTCGAAGAGAAAGGAATTGACGTTAATAGGTCAGCAGGCTATAGTGAAAACTATATGTGGGATAATTGCGAAGTAGAGCATCATCAAAAGATGTTCGATATTCACAACCCCTTTATGAAAGGCTATATCAATCGTTTTGAAAAGAACGAGAATAAAAAGAAAAGTGCAATCTATCTAAATAATATTGAAACCCTAATACCGTCACCAATAGCGACATTGCTTCAAGTTAATTTACATATCTTAAAACATCTGCTATCCTTCGGGATCGGTATTCGTCAATTGTGTGATTCTGCGAGGGCCTATTTCGCTTTGTATTCAAAATACGATAAAGCATCTCTTTATTCCTTGTATAAGGCGATTGGGATTGTGAAGTGGGTGAATTTGCTACATATCATTTTGGTTGACCATTTTGGGTTATCAGAAGATGTTCTTCCCTTTCCGTTAAACCGTCAAGTCGAATATAAATGGATGCTAAGTGATATCCTGGAGGCTGGCAATTTTGGTTTTTTCCATGAAAGTTATGCCAATAAAGAGAATGAAGTGGGACATCGGGTGGATAGTGGTAGCCGTATATTTTCGAATCTTACTAAATATTTTAAAGTAGCACCGAAAGAAGCGATTTCTTTCCCTGTAATGCATTTTATATCACGCTTTAGCCACTAG
- a CDS encoding ABC transporter ATP-binding protein, whose product MLARSKYQLKWTWKLIDGFKSRLFLYFILELASISLSLYFILLSKQAIDLAIAGNRDTVKTILIIAVSAVLISMALKSWSTWLNEKTRMDMLISLQNRLIKKQMLSTWNFVKKWHSGDIQLRINADSNEVVQMVGSSIIGFVLTLFRLLASFFLLWSMDPMLAFIILAISPLLIFSKIYFRKLRGLNAKLKKAESYFAQIVQENLRFRLSIRALGLQANRWKKVEDSQQSIYILKTDLLNFSTISQTLLKASVNFGFLFTFVWGTYKLLDNEITFGMMTAFLQLVGRIQGPVLGLMSFVPLFIKFGTSVDRIDDLMSTEEEQQEEPAFLDSVDALSMENLSFRYEDNRIISNFNMQVEAGKPVAIIGSSGKGKTTLIRLILSLVNADEGSIWIHHHGEKSHLSNKHRVNIAYVPQGDKLFTGTIRENLLVNEHISEDQLKELIYLSCSEFVYDLPDGLDTYIGESGYGLSEGQAQRISLARALSRDCKIWLFDEVTSALDSATTKELLNRLMIAGKDKIVIYVTHDLALAERCEQVIYMQ is encoded by the coding sequence ATGCTTGCAAGATCGAAATATCAGCTAAAGTGGACATGGAAGCTAATCGACGGCTTTAAAAGTCGATTGTTCTTATATTTTATACTTGAATTAGCGTCAATATCATTATCGCTGTATTTTATACTATTATCAAAACAAGCGATCGATCTTGCAATCGCTGGAAATAGAGATACGGTTAAAACCATCTTGATTATTGCGGTATCAGCTGTCTTAATCAGTATGGCATTGAAGAGCTGGTCCACTTGGTTGAATGAAAAAACAAGAATGGACATGCTTATCTCTCTACAAAATCGATTGATAAAGAAACAAATGCTGTCAACTTGGAATTTCGTAAAGAAGTGGCATTCTGGAGATATACAACTTCGAATTAATGCAGATAGCAATGAGGTTGTTCAAATGGTAGGGAGCTCAATTATTGGGTTTGTACTTACTTTATTTCGACTATTAGCATCGTTTTTTCTGCTTTGGTCGATGGATCCTATGTTAGCATTTATTATATTAGCGATCTCTCCATTATTAATTTTTTCTAAAATTTATTTTAGAAAATTGAGAGGCCTAAATGCGAAACTAAAAAAGGCGGAAAGCTATTTTGCACAAATTGTACAAGAGAACTTGCGCTTTCGATTATCGATTCGTGCACTTGGATTACAAGCCAATCGATGGAAGAAAGTAGAAGATAGCCAACAAAGCATCTATATTTTAAAAACCGATTTATTGAACTTTTCGACAATTTCTCAGACGCTTTTAAAAGCATCAGTGAATTTTGGTTTCCTATTTACATTTGTTTGGGGAACCTATAAATTGTTGGATAATGAAATTACATTCGGTATGATGACCGCGTTTTTACAACTTGTGGGAAGAATACAGGGACCCGTATTGGGATTAATGAGTTTTGTACCGCTGTTTATCAAGTTTGGAACTTCTGTTGACCGTATTGATGATTTGATGTCAACTGAAGAAGAGCAGCAAGAAGAACCTGCGTTCTTAGATTCGGTAGATGCACTTTCGATGGAAAATCTTTCCTTTCGATATGAGGATAATCGGATTATCAGCAACTTTAATATGCAGGTTGAGGCAGGAAAACCTGTGGCGATCATTGGATCTAGTGGAAAAGGTAAAACAACACTTATAAGACTGATTCTATCGCTGGTTAATGCAGATGAAGGATCTATTTGGATTCATCATCATGGTGAGAAATCACATCTATCGAATAAGCATCGCGTAAATATTGCCTATGTGCCGCAAGGGGACAAGCTATTTACCGGGACGATTCGAGAAAATCTACTTGTGAATGAGCATATTTCAGAAGATCAATTGAAAGAGCTTATTTACCTCAGTTGTTCTGAGTTTGTCTACGATCTACCGGACGGCTTAGATACTTATATTGGAGAATCAGGTTATGGTCTATCCGAAGGTCAGGCACAGCGAATATCATTGGCGAGAGCCTTATCGCGTGATTGTAAGATATGGCTGTTTGATGAGGTAACCTCCGCTTTAGATTCTGCGACAACGAAAGAACTATTGAATCGTTTGATGATTGCGGGAAAGGATAAAATAGTCATCTATGTCACACACGACTTAGCGTTAGCCGAGCGTTGTGAACAAGTAATTTATATGCAGTAA
- a CDS encoding polysaccharide biosynthesis/export family protein, with product MKFSVYLLLGISFLFLNACKVGQRIVYVDDMRADTNYMINDFKPLLIQKNDRLSIFVSAKNPELAAPFNENVEAFDIGANGEVVTKPVSNHLKNGYLVDLDGNIEFPILGTIPVEGKSVNDVKNLLRDKLVSAKYINEPIIKVELTNLKINVIGEVKNIGVLDVPDNRINLLEAISRAGGLSTNGSAQNVVVIREDNGIRRKTVVDLTSQDVFASPVYQLQQNDIVFVEPKDNVPTPKDDMNWRLLTIGMSVVTVVFTALNFLK from the coding sequence ATGAAGTTTAGTGTTTACTTATTGCTTGGAATTAGTTTTTTGTTCTTGAATGCCTGTAAAGTTGGTCAGCGTATTGTTTATGTCGATGACATGAGAGCGGACACAAACTACATGATTAATGACTTCAAGCCCTTACTGATTCAAAAGAACGATCGACTAAGTATTTTTGTGAGTGCAAAAAATCCAGAGCTCGCGGCCCCATTTAATGAAAATGTGGAAGCTTTTGATATTGGTGCCAACGGGGAAGTGGTCACAAAACCGGTGAGTAATCATTTAAAAAATGGTTATCTAGTCGATTTAGACGGAAATATTGAATTCCCAATCCTTGGAACAATTCCAGTCGAAGGCAAGTCAGTCAACGACGTAAAAAACTTGCTGCGTGACAAATTAGTGAGCGCTAAATATATCAATGAACCAATCATTAAGGTTGAATTAACCAACTTGAAGATTAATGTTATTGGAGAGGTTAAAAATATTGGCGTGCTGGATGTTCCAGATAATCGTATTAATCTTTTGGAAGCTATCTCCCGTGCTGGTGGTCTAAGTACAAACGGCTCTGCACAAAATGTAGTTGTTATTCGTGAGGATAATGGCATTCGCAGAAAAACAGTTGTAGATTTAACGTCCCAAGATGTGTTCGCGTCACCAGTATATCAGCTTCAACAAAATGATATTGTCTTCGTTGAGCCAAAAGATAATGTGCCAACTCCAAAAGATGATATGAACTGGAGATTACTGACGATTGGTATGTCGGTAGTGACCGTAGTATTTACAGCCTTGAATTTCTTAAAGTAG
- a CDS encoding GumC family protein, translating into MSKLSSTDMPAKPDNKFINIFDIIQYLLHYWKWYLLSILIFTAYFYYQYSKSPFIYSQYETVMIKTPENTPTSSRVTRSSMYYNTVNVASEILQLKSKELMRQVVAITGADVSYSDKQGLRTIELYKDAPVRVTFENKKAAEYFYLTVTPKDDNQVELSNFSKGDGGVKIVTTFNKLTQTPIGKISVAKSENYSKYYFGEQIVVTKNNVESMVGHFLGNLKITQMEDDASLLMIAMEDNSAQRAADVITNMIEVYNATTIEDKSEIAENTSRFIRERLAIIEVELGAVESDIERLKTSNQGVDVETSGQMYLSESRQSQADKNTVETEIKLAEMMRDHLRAGESSKELIPNNTGLVDGNVESQIAEYNAALLRKNRLEEGSSSENPVVQELNRTLGSMRSNINRAIDNTVQGLSIKRNNIDREYRKLTGKVMQTPSKERVMLSVERQQKVKEELYLFLLNKREENALNQAMTENNIKIIDPATGGNSPIAPSKVRKVGVGMGIGLLLPTVILLLMLTFDNKVRSRGDIENTVSVPFLAEIPLAVNKRSSSDVKVQEHGRDPITESFRILRTNISFMNPDVADSKVIMFSSVRIGAGKTFSALNLAATLSFLNKRVAVVDLDIRKGTLSSKFDLPVTKGVTHFLANSTLPIDDIIYKTTLTDGFEVDLVPIGVPAPNPVELLLTKRLDELIDTLKGRYDYLVVDSVPVEIIADAYISNRVADMTIFVIRAGTIDRRQLPAIEKIYTNNKLKNMAIVLNGIKQDPRSYGYGYGYGYGYGYGYDNKKNKGFFDRFRKKS; encoded by the coding sequence ATGAGCAAATTATCATCGACTGATATGCCTGCAAAGCCAGATAATAAGTTTATCAATATTTTTGATATCATTCAATACTTACTCCATTACTGGAAGTGGTATTTGTTATCCATTCTAATCTTTACGGCATATTTTTATTATCAATACAGTAAATCGCCGTTTATCTACAGCCAGTATGAGACGGTGATGATCAAAACTCCGGAGAATACGCCTACTTCAAGTCGTGTGACAAGATCATCAATGTATTATAATACAGTCAATGTGGCGAGTGAAATTCTACAGCTGAAATCGAAAGAACTCATGAGACAGGTGGTTGCTATTACAGGAGCTGACGTGAGTTATTCCGATAAGCAGGGCTTAAGAACGATTGAGCTTTATAAAGATGCGCCAGTCCGTGTAACCTTTGAAAATAAAAAAGCGGCTGAGTACTTCTACTTGACCGTTACACCCAAAGATGATAACCAAGTAGAGTTAAGTAACTTTTCGAAAGGGGATGGGGGCGTGAAAATCGTGACGACTTTCAATAAGCTGACGCAGACGCCAATTGGTAAAATAAGCGTGGCAAAGAGTGAAAACTACAGTAAGTATTACTTTGGTGAGCAGATTGTCGTAACGAAGAATAATGTGGAATCGATGGTTGGTCATTTCTTGGGGAACTTGAAGATTACCCAAATGGAAGATGATGCCTCCTTATTGATGATTGCGATGGAGGATAATTCTGCGCAACGTGCTGCAGATGTTATTACCAACATGATTGAAGTTTATAATGCAACCACTATCGAAGATAAGAGTGAAATTGCAGAGAATACATCGAGATTTATCCGTGAGCGATTGGCAATTATTGAAGTAGAGTTAGGTGCTGTCGAAAGTGATATCGAGCGTTTAAAGACAAGCAATCAAGGCGTTGATGTAGAAACTTCCGGACAGATGTATCTTTCGGAGAGCCGTCAATCACAAGCAGATAAAAATACAGTAGAAACGGAGATTAAATTAGCCGAAATGATGAGAGATCATCTTCGTGCTGGTGAAAGTAGTAAGGAGTTAATCCCAAACAATACTGGCTTAGTCGATGGTAATGTTGAATCGCAAATCGCTGAGTACAATGCAGCATTATTGCGTAAGAACAGATTGGAAGAGGGTAGTAGTTCTGAAAACCCTGTTGTACAAGAGTTGAACCGTACCTTAGGTTCAATGCGTTCTAATATCAATAGAGCAATTGACAATACAGTACAGGGTTTATCTATCAAGCGTAATAATATTGATCGCGAATATAGAAAATTGACGGGTAAAGTGATGCAGACGCCAAGCAAAGAGCGCGTTATGTTATCCGTTGAACGCCAGCAAAAAGTAAAAGAGGAGTTATATCTCTTCTTGCTAAACAAACGCGAGGAGAACGCCTTGAATCAAGCGATGACAGAGAATAACATTAAGATTATTGATCCTGCAACTGGAGGAAATAGCCCAATTGCCCCTAGTAAAGTCCGTAAAGTCGGCGTAGGGATGGGAATTGGCCTTTTGTTGCCAACTGTTATCTTATTATTAATGCTGACTTTCGATAATAAGGTTAGAAGTCGTGGAGATATTGAAAATACCGTTTCTGTACCTTTCCTTGCTGAAATCCCATTGGCGGTGAATAAGAGATCAAGTTCTGATGTAAAGGTTCAAGAACACGGTCGTGATCCTATTACTGAATCATTCCGAATATTAAGGACAAACATCAGCTTTATGAACCCTGATGTTGCCGACTCCAAGGTGATTATGTTTTCTTCTGTTCGCATTGGCGCTGGTAAGACATTTTCGGCATTGAACTTAGCAGCTACTTTATCTTTCTTGAATAAACGTGTTGCTGTCGTTGACTTAGATATTCGTAAAGGGACTTTAAGTTCGAAGTTTGATCTTCCGGTAACGAAAGGGGTAACGCATTTCTTAGCGAACTCTACGCTACCTATCGACGATATCATTTACAAGACCACCTTGACAGATGGATTTGAAGTCGATTTGGTTCCAATTGGAGTACCCGCTCCGAATCCTGTGGAGCTATTGTTAACGAAACGACTAGATGAACTTATTGATACCCTAAAAGGGCGATATGATTACTTAGTAGTGGATAGTGTACCGGTAGAAATTATTGCGGATGCGTATATTTCTAACCGTGTAGCTGATATGACAATATTCGTTATTCGTGCAGGTACAATCGATCGTCGTCAGTTACCGGCGATTGAGAAGATCTATACCAATAATAAATTGAAGAATATGGCTATTGTCTTAAACGGTATCAAGCAAGATCCAAGAAGTTATGGTTACGGCTATGGTTATGGCTATGGATACGGATATGGTTATGATAACAAGAAAAATAAAGGCTTTTTTGATCGGTTTCGCAAAAAGTCATAA
- a CDS encoding DUF5106 domain-containing protein: protein MRKTIVIVMANALCLALLFSACNQKKKQASDAGTVNTTETVYTAPKPPEKLTAKEDQLNYVFEHYWDNFNFSDTTKILNPDYGEQALVNYVAMFPAMPVEKVNEGMEDFLDQAKQEQKGFDYFKQKLDSYLFDPNSPMRSDLFYEPVLVYYTSSDKVSADEKMRYRILLDLVRKNKVNSIATNFQFKTKIKPVNSLTDFQSPLTLLFFYEPGCSNCEEVIGQLKQQESINKMIADKKFQILAIYPEGSLEIWEDYAAQIPSNWINGVDENQVVLNTGLYDLKASPTIYLLDKDKRVILKDTDLAGLGQYLMDNGL from the coding sequence ATGAGAAAAACCATTGTAATTGTCATGGCAAACGCGCTTTGTTTAGCATTACTGTTTAGTGCTTGTAATCAAAAGAAGAAGCAAGCTAGCGATGCTGGTACTGTGAATACAACGGAAACGGTGTATACCGCACCAAAACCACCAGAAAAGTTGACAGCTAAGGAGGATCAATTGAATTATGTATTTGAGCATTATTGGGATAACTTTAATTTTAGTGATACAACGAAGATCTTGAATCCAGATTATGGAGAGCAAGCTTTGGTGAACTATGTGGCTATGTTCCCAGCGATGCCTGTTGAGAAAGTAAACGAAGGAATGGAAGATTTTCTTGATCAAGCGAAACAAGAGCAAAAAGGATTCGACTATTTTAAGCAGAAACTTGATAGTTATTTGTTTGATCCGAATTCCCCGATGCGTAGCGACTTATTCTATGAGCCTGTATTAGTTTACTATACGAGTAGCGATAAGGTCTCAGCGGACGAGAAAATGCGTTATAGAATACTCTTAGATTTAGTTCGTAAGAATAAGGTGAATAGTATAGCGACCAACTTTCAGTTTAAGACCAAAATTAAACCAGTTAACTCGCTTACAGATTTCCAGTCTCCGTTAACCTTGCTTTTCTTCTACGAGCCAGGTTGTTCGAATTGTGAAGAAGTCATTGGGCAGTTGAAACAGCAAGAGTCTATTAATAAGATGATTGCCGATAAGAAATTCCAAATTCTTGCTATATATCCGGAAGGAAGTCTAGAGATTTGGGAAGACTATGCTGCGCAAATTCCTTCTAATTGGATCAATGGCGTGGATGAGAATCAAGTCGTATTGAATACAGGGCTATATGATCTAAAAGCATCTCCGACAATTTATCTCTTAGACAAGGATAAGCGAGTGATTTTAAAAGACACTGATTTAGCAGGTCTTGGTCAATATTTAATGGATAACGGCTTATAA